The Capsicum annuum cultivar UCD-10X-F1 chromosome 1, UCD10Xv1.1, whole genome shotgun sequence sequence TATGACAGATTcagaattttagaaaaaaaacattaattcttcgacaaaaaaaataattttttcaaaaaaaaaaaatgttcaaagAGAAAGCCCTTGCATCCCTGGCTCCGATTATGATATTGTTCCACATAATTTTCATTCTCTCCACTAACTAATTTTCGAAATAATTGTTGGTCGATTTTTGATTGAATAAGATAATGTTTTTGTGAGGCGGTTTTAATAGGTTGATGTGTTGGCAAATTTAATTAATACATCATTAATTAGTGTAAATAATATGTTATAGCATGtaaattatcatttattttagtaaatatttttaaagatgaTTTTATATCCACTTgtaatgtttctttctttttttttttttgttgttgtcaaTAATAATACACCTAGTTGGCCAAACTTTTAAactttattagaaaaaaaaaaaaaaaaagagtagctTACCCAAAGCAATGAGATATTAAAGAAAGTGTGAAACTTGCAAGTCTCAATTAAACTAAAGAGACAAAAGGTTAATTAAGTGCAAAATAGggattaaaaattgaaaacttgCCACTAAAAGtttctataattattttaattatgtctTTTTGCATTTCAAAAAGCCTTCATCTTTAAGTTTGTTGGACCAAATATGTACTTTATGATTTGGATGTTTTTGTAGTTTTCTATGATTTTATGACCAAACAAATCTAGTAAAGTAATAATGTAATTAAGAAgcaaaaacatatatataactTAGAAGGCTTATTTAAATTATTCACTAGTCTTGttcttttgcttcttcttttgtttattttcctttcttcaatatatgtactttttctgtctcaaattatttatcatgatAATGCAACATGATAAGTACCTAGATTGTATTTCGATACATcgcaataatttcaaaataataataataatgaaagttttttatacttagaattatgtAGCAAACACACAATAATCTTGAATATATTGGATATGttattgtttttatatatttgatatcAACCACCTGAATACAATTTTTTCGCTGATTCAATTTTACCTGATACAACATTTATAGATACTTTTCATAACTATGCTGCAAACTATAAGCTACTGATGATTTTTCTCAAGTCTAAGTAAGAACATgaaaaatatctagaaaaaaataacataaacatacactttaacttatcatatttacacaattTTTTACCCTTACAAAGTAATAACAAAAATTtacaactaattatgtatctttattggATGTACCGGaagataattatgtatctcaacagacgTAAAATTGGAAAAAGAAATACATAGAgagataattatgtatctttgcaaaagaaaaaatgtatctttgttgtACGTATTATGTGTTTCGACAGACTCAAATTCGAAAAAATCGTGAGCTAATTATCTATCCTTACAAAGAAAACTATATATATTCGTTGAATATATCcgaagttaattatgtatctcgccagaaaaaaataaaaaaaaatatattagagctaattatgtatcttacaaagaaaaatgtatcttcgtgGATTTATTATGTATCTCAAAAGATCTAgcatcgaaagctaattatgtatctttacaaagaaaaaaatgtatcttcgttggatgtattatgtatcttgacagactcaaaataaaaaaaatgtaggGAAAatgacagaaacgacacttcaaattaaactatttccatgaaaatgatcatggaatttaaattctactttctagccatttcaatttactgaCTTGTTCTACACCGTTTCTACATACCTTCTATACAATtcctatacaaatcttatacatataaatattttatacgaaaattatacagttttgatacacaatttatacaataactgcactttttttttttttttcatattttatacaacaattatatatttttcatacactttctatatattttatacatatacatatttaatagaattatacaatttccatacatatatcttatatagatacatattctatttagtaattatatcgtttttatataatttagttattattcctaaacaataaaaattaagCAGAATATTTGATTAGtttaaaaatttatagcaaaaaaagaataaaatatttttaaaagggctgaATTGccaagttgaatactgtatcagtattatatatgAACTGTATATTGACTAtgtaggccaaaatgacccaaatcaagAAATGGCTATAAAGCAaaaatagtatatccgactggtcagttttgaaaagttttcaaacttgggctattatttttaaaaagtgctaTAGAGTGCCATTTTCCCAAAAATAtattgagagctaattatgtatctttacaacgaaaaaaatatatctttgttaGATGTATCAggaactaattatatatctcgatagattcaaaattgaaattttcactaattatgcaaaaatgtcaaaatttttcaataattaagctccaaactgtTGGGATTTATGATGTTTACCCAAAATCTCACCATCTTGTGAACCACCAAACTTGGGCCGGCCCAATCATAACATGCATGCAAGGCCCATTTCATAGAAATGGGCTGATTCGGATCTTCAGTACTGATCATGTTAATGACAACTCTTCAATAAAGCAAAGAACAAATCAACAACAATGGCGGAATGAGAATTAGAACAGCGGCGGAGCTCGGCGGAAGAATGACCGGACACAGCGGCGGAGCTCCACCGGAATGTATATTTTGTAAAATTGCTACTAACTCTTCAATTTCCAACACTCTTCTTCACTCCGTAAGTTCTCTTTCCTTCtcaattatctttttttttcgaTAATAGTTATCGGAGACGGAGCTagaatttcaaatttattatatatatatatatatatgatgatgatgatgataaaccTGAATTATCACGTGTGAGAGTTCTGTAATTGAACTACCACGAACTATTTACCGAAATGCAACTCAATTATTAATTGCTTACTTTTTCTACAAAGGTGAATGATTGATGGTTGCTGATATCTCAGATATGAAACTTAAAAAATCGGGATTCTTTAGGTGTGGTTTTGACCATTTTAACTCCATATTTTATTGAGTTATAGTTGTTCGAGGCGGAGCTAGaattttaacatatatatatagagagatggatagatagatagagatagATAGAGgtagatagagatagagatagagatagagagagaTGATAAAGGTGGAAAACACACGTAAAGTATTTcgatttttgagtttcatacctgaACTATTAAGTGTGAGATTTCCGTAATTATTGAAACACAATTCAATTGTTAATTGTTCACTTTTTCTACTTGTACAATGATGATATTTTAGGTAGGAAGAGTGGATGATTGATAGTTGAGTTGTGTTTTGGTAAATAGTTGATGATAGCTTAGATATGAAACTTAAAAAAATCGGGATACTTTAGGTGTGGTTTTGATCATTTTAACTCCATATTTAATGAGTTTCTCGAAGGCGGACCAAAgaattttaactttattattcacACACGcaacacatatatatgtgtgtatgtgtgtaagATGATAAAGGTGGAAAGCACACGTAAAGTATTTCGATTTTTGAGTGTCATACCTGAACTATCACATGTGAGAGTTCCGTAACTGAACTATCACAAACTATTTATAGAAATACAACTCAATTAttatttgtttactttttctaCTTGTACAATGGTGATATTTTAGATAGTAAAAGTGAATGATTGATAGCTGGGTTGTGTTTTGGTagtaaatttgatgatttttgggTTTAATTGATTTTTGCAGGATGATAAAGTTGTTGCATTTCGAGATATTAATCCCTCTGCTTTCAGGTTCTTCAAATATTCATCAGTGTTTCATTGTTTCCCTTTGTTATTTTAcctgtgtttttttttttttaaacagtcAATTACTAGTTGAGGGATAAGGGATAAATGAATTTTCAGTGCAATTTGACTATTTTAGGATGGAGGTTAAGGACCGGATTGTGCTTTTCAAAGCTCGCAAATCGTAGTTCTGTATTCAGCATTTAACTGTGATTTCAAAGCCTAGCTAGTTTGGAATGAGGGATAAGGGATAGCTAATCACGGAATTAATTTTAGATGAGTTTATCTATGTTTTTTTTGCTCAGGGATAAAATcgcgggataacttatcccgagaTTATTAATTCCGgaattgtagtgttatttttatcccaCATTGAGGGTGGAATAACAATTCCAAGATAGCTTGTTCCCCAACCAAACGATAGTTATTGAGTAGCACAAGTGATTTCTTCTGCATTAGTTTCTGTTGTTCAGGCTTAGTTTTTAGTAGAAGCTGTGGAATCCTGTTAGATGagtgtttttcctttttttttttttttaaaaaaaatgcatttTAACCAAGAATGTAACAAGTTTCCGAGATAATAACTATTAGTTGAATGACTATGAGAAATCAACCCCAAGATTCATGCATATGAATTACATTGGTGGAGAGACAGAGGATTACTTATTTCCTGGATTTGTAGTTAATTACCTCTACCCGAAAATAGTGTTTTAATGGTATTTTTGCATGGATGCACATGTTAAATaaattctattttctttctttaggtaGAACATGGGATATATGGATGTTAGCTGGTGTCAGCATGTATCAAAATACCACTTCCTAGCTGCAACTCTTTGCTACTTTTAACTTCACTCTTTGTATTCAAACAATTAGACATATCAGTTAGCTATACCAGGTTCAATTTAGCGGGCTCAACTTCCAAATCTCAAGTTGATATGGCGATTCTTTGGAGTAGAAGTTATACTCCTTCTTTGATACTTGTATCAAGTTCGCTAAGCCATTAGAATGGGAGAGAAGACAATGCATCTTTTCATTAGAAATGGAGGGAGGACTATGAATCTTGTACTTTTCAATTGTCAAAGTGCTGGCCTTTTGTTTGACTTATTATTTTGGTAAATGACTCAATCAAATATTTTACCtatgagatcaaaaattattttcagatGAGTTTGTATAATAGTATTTGTTCTCCATAATTTTGGAAAATTTCTGTCAGTGTATTCTCTGCGACATTAGAATACCAGTCATCTTAATGCACTTTTGTCGATAGAGTAGAGTATAATGTGCAAAACCCTTTGCATTGATCGCCTGTTAACAAGttttttgaactaaaaatatTGATAGGCATTACTTGGTAATTCCAAAACAGCACATTCCAACTGTCAAAAACCTTCAGAGAAGCCCAGAAGACTTCTCCTTAGGTAATTTAAACCTTTTGAACATACATAccacttcattttcttttggAATCCTGATGCCGCGTTATTTCTCTGTATTCATACATCTAACTTGGTAGCTTCTTTCTCTTACAGTGAGTCACATGCTGGATGTGGGAAAGAGTCTGTTGCATAAGGATGCACCTCAGTCCAAGCGTTACAGGTATTGTCTTGTAAACACTTATAAGGAAGGACTTACATCTTTTCATTGGCTCTCTGTTATACAATAATTTGTAGTAATACCATAATCAAACCTATAACTCCCGAAACATTTTCATTCACTTTGGAGAATAAATGTTGGGACCTAAACCAGTGCTTTATCCAATGATTTAAGGAACTTGTTTTGTAATTCTAGcgttcttctatattttcttgcTTCTTTTTTGCTGGCACTTCTATTTGAATTAAGGGCCAATCAACAGAAGCTTCTCGGATGAAGCAATACCTTTTAGAATCTAAACCCTCTTGTTATAAGTACTAACTTGAGGCTACAAATAGAGGAGACAGCCGCAATGATGTAGTTAATTTCTCTAGCTTACATGTCACAACcagtatatattttgaaatattctcACATGTTTtggcacccaagggtgtggcctagtggttcagtgaagttgggttgagcaccatgaggtttAGGTTCAATTCCCAACAGGGACAAACActaacactaggtgatttcttcccatttgttctagccttggtggacagtgCGTGCAAGCTAGCCCGGACACCAGtcacaccacggttatcaaaaaaaaaataaaaaattctcacaTGTTTTGAAATTTTACGGATCTTACTGTTACTTTATTTTAGGATTCCTACTTTAAAACTTACACGGTAGTTGTAATCCctttcacaaatattttctcattatcTCAGATTTGGTTTCCATCAGCCTCCATTCAACAGTGTTGATCACCTCCACCTCCACTGCTTCGCACTTCCTTATACTCCAAGGTAACCTTCTCTCCACATGCTTAAACTTCCTTGACACTCTCGAGTATTTCCTATTCCGAAAGCTTTGATTTTCTTGGAAGTATTGTATATTCCCTTTTCTAATTTTAGACATTGAACAGCTGGAGGTGTATAAAGTACTTATCATTGGGGCCACTTGGTGGATTTATTGAAGTTGAAAAGCTATTGGAGAGAATAGAGCCACAAATTACTCATCGCTCATCAATGTAATCGTCTGTGAATTTGAGGTTTCTAATTAAAATTGGCAAAGTGTAAGTAATCTGCTAATAATTATTCATTAATATATACTGTGAAAAATTCAGACTTTCTATCATTAACCTTGTTAATAATCGTGTTACTGAACCTGATTATTCAATCTTATTTAAAACTCAATATTGGATGTGAGAATTCTTTG is a genomic window containing:
- the LOC107851176 gene encoding bifunctional adenosine 5'-phosphosulfate phosphorylase/adenylylsulfatase HINT4; amino-acid sequence: MRIRTAAELGGRMTGHSGGAPPECIFCKIATNSSISNTLLHSDDKVVAFRDINPSAFRHYLVIPKQHIPTVKNLQRSPEDFSLVSHMLDVGKSLLHKDAPQSKRYRFGFHQPPFNSVDHLHLHCFALPYTPSWRCIKYLSLGPLGGFIEVEKLLERIEPQITHRSSM